The following nucleotide sequence is from Mycobacterium sp. Z3061.
GCGGGTGTCCAGGTCGACGCGACCGTCGTCCGACTTGACGTGGCCGTCGCGGCCGCCGCCCGTCGCCGTGGCTGCCGTGGTGTAAACGACTTCGATGCTCATGGGCTCGATCATGCCAGCCGCGACCGTGTCAGCCGAGGTTCGCCCGGACCCCCTCTTCGACCTTCTTACCCAGATCGGGGTCCACATTGCGCCAGTACTCGAAGACCCGGGACAGCACCGGCTCCTTCACACCCTTGGATACATGTCCAATGATGTTGTGAGCCAACCTATCCCGCGCTTCGTCGTCGAGAACCTCGCGGACCAGCGTGCCGGCCTGGCTCCAGTCGTCATCGTCGGGACGCAACGTGTAGGCCGCGCGAATCATTTCGCCGTCGGCCTGCCAGCGCACCTCGGCAGCACGCGCCGGATCTGCGTGCGGGCCGCCGAAAGAGTTGGGCGCGTACACCGGATCGGTCGCGTTCTTGATCCGCATGGCCCCGTCTTTGGAGTAGCTGTTGACCTCCACCTTCGGCGTATTGACCGGAATCTGTTTGTAATTCGTGCCGAGCCGGGCCCGGTGTGCATCGGAGTAGGAGAAGCCGCGCGCGAGCAACATCTTGTCGGGGCTCAGGCCGGTGCCGGGGACGATGTTGTTCGGTTCGAAGGCCGCCTGCTCGATTTCGGTGTGATAGTCGGTGACGTTGCGAGTCAGCGTCAGCTTGCCGACGTCGATCAGCGGGTAGTCGCCGTGCGGCCACACCTTGGTCAGGTCAAAGGGGTTGTAGCGGTAGGTCTTTGCCTCCTCGAACGGCATGATCTGCATCTTGAGCGTCCAACTCGGGAAGTCGCCGCCTTCGATGGTTTCGTACAGATCGCGCTGGTGGTAGTCGCCGTCCTCGCCGGCCAACCGGTCGGCGTCCTCCTGGGTCAGGTAATCGACCCCCTGGTCGCTGATGAAGTGGTACTTCACCCAGAAGATCTCGCCGGCAGCGTTGATCCAGCTGTAGGTGTGGCTGCTGTAGCCGTTCATGTGGCGCCAGGTCTTGGGGATGCCGCGGTCGCCCATCAGCCAGGTCACCTGGTGCGCCGACTCCGGCACCAGAGTCCAGAAGTCCCACTGCATCGTGTGGTCGCGCAGATTGGTTGCCTGCATCCGCTTCTGGGAGCGGATGAAGTGCTGGAACTTCATCGGGTCGCGGATGAAGAACACCGGCGTGTTGTTGCCGACCATGTCGAAGTTGCCCTCCGACGTGTAGAACTTCAGCGCGAAGCCGCGCGGGTCGCGCCAGGTGTCTGGGCTGCCCCGCTCGCCCGCCACCGTGGAGAACCTGATCAGGGTGTCGGTCTTGGTGCCAGGCTGAAACACCGCCGCCCTGGTGTACTTGCTGACGTCATTAGTGACCTCGAAGTGGCCGAAGGCGCCACCGCCCTTGGCATGCGGTTGGCGCTCGGGGATGCGTTCCCGGTTGAACTGCGCCATCTGCTCAATGAGGTAGTGGTCCTGCAGCAGAATCGGGCCGTCGGGACCCAGGGTCAACGACTGCTCGTCGCTCGGGGCGGGGCTGCCGCCGTCTGTGGTGGTGTAGCGTTCCGTCATTTTTCGCAATCTCCTCTACCTGAACAATCGAAAAACCAAGCGTCTGCGGAAAACTCGATTCACTCGCTGGTTCCCCGCTACGCGCCGAGGCGAAACTAGGGACGACTGGGCGCGGTGCTGGGTGCCGGCGGTGCGGAGGTCGGCGTCTGCCCGGGGCTCGCGCCAGGTGGGACGGCACCGGGGCCACCCGGGCCACCCGGGAATCCGGGTGCCATGCCCGGAGGAGGGGGTCCACCCGGGTAGCGGAACTGCCAGCCGGGACCGCCGTATCCGCCGGGACCGTCGGGGTGGAACATGCCATGGTGGTGGTGACGGTGGTAGTAGCCATGTCCGCCCCCGAAGATCATGGCAGCGGTGAACAGCAGGGTGGATGCGATGAACACGATGCCGGCGACGATCACCACCCACGCCGCGACCACGTAAAGGCGCGGCGGCTTCTCCCGGTACACCGGCCTGGGCGGCGGTGCGGTGGCGACCGGAGCCGGTGGAACTGGGGATTCGGGTGTTTCAGTCATACCTTCGAATATGGTCCAGCCCAGGAGCAGCGTAAAGGGGCGCGGTCACAAAGTTGCCGTGAATTGATGAAGCCCGGCGCTCGCGGTTTGAGCGCCGGGCTGTTAGCGGAGTGCGTTCAGCGACCAGGTGTGGGCGAAGGCGTGACGGACGGGCTGACCGAGGACGGAACCTGGGCGGGTCCGCCGGGTCCGGTGCCCGGGCCGACCTGCTGCTGGCCCCCATTGGTGGGGAATCCCGAGCGGTGCATCATCGCCGGGTGGTGCTTGTGGTGCCGGTGGTGTCCCCCGCCATGCCCGGCGGCCAGGCCCAGCCGGAACCCGGTGAAGAAAATGACCGAGACGATGAACACGATCCCGGCGACGATGGCTACCCATGCAGCGGCCTTGAAGACCTTGGGTGTCCGGTGTTCAACCCGCTCAGCGGGCGGTGGTGGTGCTACTGCGGTCGAAGTCCGCGCAGTGGGGGTGTCAGAAATTTCGCTCATGCCACGAATGATCAGGGCCGAACAGTAGTGACCGCTATGCGCTGGTTATGTACCAGCTGTGAGCGTCGAAACCACGTCTCACCTGGCCGAACCCGGAACGCTGGACAGCGCCTTGGCCGCGACGGCACCCTCTCGCCACGACGATGGATGCCGGCGGATCGCCGCGTCAACCTCGACTGCCTGCCGTCGTGCGGCACGCCACCTGTGATGAGACTGCAGGGCGATGACGTTCGTCTCCGGAGCTACCGCCATGGCTCTGATCCCTTCGCAGGTGTTGCACTTCCATTCGAACAGGCAGCTGGGCGAGCCGATAGGGACCGAAGTCCTCACTGTCACTGAAAAGAGATCTCTTCTCGACATTCGGGCAATCAGGCGACAATCAGCCTGATTCACGGGCTCTACCTGCGGGTATAGCCCGATATGTACGCCACGAAATTGCACACGCGCCAGTCCCCCGCCACACACCATTTCCGGACGCTCGCAGCTGCCGCGGGAATGAGCCTGGCAGCGTGGTGCGGCACCGGAATCGCCCACGCCGACGACAACCACGAGCGAGAAGCGTGCGAGCTGATGGATGACAGCGCCAGTGCCGTTCATTTCGGATATGGCGAGTCGGTCCTGCAGTACGCCTATGCGGTGCTCTCCACCAAGATGGCGGCTGACGCCGCGGCGCACGTCCTGTTCACGGCCACTCGCAACCAGTGCCCCAACCACGCGGCCGACCTGCCG
It contains:
- a CDS encoding catalase — protein: MTERYTTTDGGSPAPSDEQSLTLGPDGPILLQDHYLIEQMAQFNRERIPERQPHAKGGGAFGHFEVTNDVSKYTRAAVFQPGTKTDTLIRFSTVAGERGSPDTWRDPRGFALKFYTSEGNFDMVGNNTPVFFIRDPMKFQHFIRSQKRMQATNLRDHTMQWDFWTLVPESAHQVTWLMGDRGIPKTWRHMNGYSSHTYSWINAAGEIFWVKYHFISDQGVDYLTQEDADRLAGEDGDYHQRDLYETIEGGDFPSWTLKMQIMPFEEAKTYRYNPFDLTKVWPHGDYPLIDVGKLTLTRNVTDYHTEIEQAAFEPNNIVPGTGLSPDKMLLARGFSYSDAHRARLGTNYKQIPVNTPKVEVNSYSKDGAMRIKNATDPVYAPNSFGGPHADPARAAEVRWQADGEMIRAAYTLRPDDDDWSQAGTLVREVLDDEARDRLAHNIIGHVSKGVKEPVLSRVFEYWRNVDPDLGKKVEEGVRANLG